A region from the Lolium perenne isolate Kyuss_39 chromosome 4, Kyuss_2.0, whole genome shotgun sequence genome encodes:
- the LOC127329935 gene encoding uncharacterized protein → MATVNEHVLLAEEEEEGDESGSDMEFGWEEDDESGSDMEFGEFDLSGARNLHAQQTVAGYEDDDDDEDECGAQFSVRPYLGGTLAREAGNLQLSGFAARSDGPELTDQHELTSYDMRHLVHLALEGGGSMEDDEAYQRALAGGTPVSRVSRAAMVDQALQSANHHQQLSKSPSQIFPMRTGF, encoded by the coding sequence ATGGCCACCGTGAACGAGCACGTcctgctcgccgaggaggaggaggagggcgacgagAGTGGGAGCGACATGGAGTTCGGatgggaggaggacgacgagagcGGGAGCGACATGGAGTTCGGCGAGTTCGATCTGAGCGGCGCGCGGAACCTGCATGCCCAGCAGACCGTCGCCGGatacgaggatgacgacgacgatgaagacgaGTGCGGCGCCCAATTCTCGGTACGCCCTTACCTCGGCGGCACGCTCGCCCGAGAGGCAGGGAACCTGCAGCTGTCAGGATTCGCGGCGCGCTCCGACGGCCCCGAGCTCACCGACCAGCACGAGCTGACGTCGTACGACATGCGGCACCTCGTGCACCTGGCGTTGGAGGGAGGCGGGAGCATGGAGGACGACGAGGCCTACCAGAGAGCGCTGGCCGGCGGCACGCCCGTGTCGCGTGTCTCACGCGCCGCCATGGTCGACCAGGCGCTGCAGTCCGCGAACCACCACCAGCAGCTGTCCAAGTCGCCAAGCCAGATCTTTCCGATGCGAACCGGGTTCTGA